The genomic DNA TAGTTTCCCGTAAGTCTTATGTATCGGGTTTTTTCATCACGCTAGCCATTATAGTATAATCCTGATACTTGGTCAATTTGTATTGGAGATCGAAAAACCTTGCTAGATTTTCGAATGATACTTTATAGACTAGCGCCTGAGCCCTATGATTTTATTGGTATTATCATTATTGGTATAATAGAGAAAAACTATACGTAATAAGGAGTATTCTCATGGATATGAACAACTTTATCAGCGCGCCATTTTGGACAGAATTACTTGTCAAATTCGGTGCCAATATCATCGAATTCATCGCTGTTGTCATTATTTACTTTGTATTAAAAAGGGTCGGTTCAAAAATTATCGCCCGTTCTTTTGACCGTTACAAACAGCGAAGGGACGTCTCCTCAAATCGCATCTACACATTAGAAAAATTAACAGCCAGTGCCTATACATACGTCCTCTTTTTCATATTTCTTGTTCTCGCTTTTAATGCGTTTGGACTTCCTACAGCGAGCCTAATTGCCGGGGCTAGTGTTATTGGCCTAGCTGTCGGTTTCGGTGCTCAAGGATTAGTCAGTGATGTCGTGACAGGGTTCTTTATTTTATTAGAAAAGCAAATAGATGTCGGCGATTATGTCACAACGGCAGGTTTTGGCGGCATTGTCGAAGAAGTCGGCTTACGCACTACTAAAATCCGGAGTTTTGACGGAACATTAAATTATATACCCAACCGGCAAATTGCTACTGTCAGCAACCATACTCGAGGAAATATGCGTGCGCTTGTTGATCTGGGTATAGCCTACGAAGAGAATGTTGACGATGCCATTACTGTCATCCAAGAGGCTTGTAACCAAGCTGCGGAGAATGATGACCGGATTAAGGAAGGGCCTGATGTCGTCGGTGTTCAAGCCTTTGGTTCGTCAGATATCGTCATCCGCGTCATTGCTCAAACAGAAAATATGGAACAATGGGCGGTTGAACGCGATTTGCGCAAAGCCATTAAATGGGCATTGGATACCAATAACATCGAAATTCCCTACCCGCATCAAGTTAATATTGATAAAAATGCCTAAAAAAGCTGCCATTACGGCAGCTTTTTTTATCCTGTAAAGACATCGCCATTAGGAAAGCGGATATTGTCTTTCTTAGGTGTTGCTAATGAGAATGCTAAGGTTAATGGCCCCATTCTGCCAAAGAACATTAACACAATGACAATCACTTTTCCCGCTATCGATAATTCGGGCGTGACGCCCATAGATAACCCGCATGTTCCAACGGCTGAGGCTACTTCAAATAATAATGGGACAAACGGTTGATTTTCCGTAATCGATAAGATAATAAGTGCGATAAAAAATATCGTTAATGAAATGATCACAATAGATATGGCACGCATAATCGCCCCTTGACGAATGGTGCGGCCGAAAGCAACTGTGTTGTCTCTCCCTCTGATAAAAGCAATAACAGCCAATAAAATCGCTAGAAACGTGGTTAATTTAATCCCGCTTGCCGTTGATCCACTTCCAGCGCCAATGAACATGAGCATGGAAGTAATAATGGCTGTTCCATCTGTGACTTCTGATATATCTACAGTATTAAACCCGGCTGATCGCGGGGTCAACCCTTGAAAAATAGATGCTAGAAATTTCTTAAACAGTGATAGGTGCCCTAATGTACCAGGATTCATATATTCTAAGAGAAAGAATAGTAGAACAGCAACGATGTTAATGCCAATGGTCCCGGCAATCATTAATTTGGTATGGAGCGTCAAGTTTTTAAACTCTTTTGTAAACCAAATATCATAGATGACCGTGAAACCAAGTCCACCCGTGACAAACAATACCATAATGATAAGATTCACAACCGGATCACCTACAAAGCGCATTAAACTGTCTGACCATAATGTAAACCCAGCATTATTAAAAGCTGATATCACATGAAAAACACTATAATAAAGCCCTTGTCCCAGACCCATTTTGGGTATCCAATATAATGCCAAGAAGAACATGGCAATCCCTTCTGTAACCAACGTATAGATCAGTAGAATTCTAACGAGCCGCACAACGCCACCCAGTGAATCTTGACTCAATGCTTGTTGGATAAGCATGCGCTGTCTTAGGCCCACTTTCCGTCCCAGAACCATAATAATTAAGACCGCAAACGACATAAAACTTAACCCGCCAACTTGAATCAAACACAAGATGACGACTTGACCAAACAGGGTGAATGTCGCCCCAGTATCGACAACTGTCAATCCTGTAACCATGGTCGCCGAAGTCGAGGTGAACCACGCATCAATAAGACTAATAGATCCATGAGTTGCTACAGGCAAGCATAAAAGTACCGCTCCTATTAAAATAATGAAGGTAAAACCTAGTGCTAAGATTTGCGGTGGACTTAGGCGCTTTGATATGATGTTATTTTTTAGAGTCGGCATCCTCATTTTCAATGTGTTTTTCTCCTTCTTTAGCCGCTGCCTGAATTTCAACCCATTTGATTTGTAAACCTTCTGCCTCTTGCACTTTAAAGGTTAAACCCTGGTATTGAACAACTGTTCCTATTTGAACATCGGGATTTTTGGATAAAATAAAGCCACCAATCGTATCAATCTCCTCATGATAGATGGGCACATTCATTAATTCACTGAGATCAGTCAGTAGTACTTTACCATCCACTTCATAAGTGTCATCTCCAGTCTTGCGAATCATCGGTGCTTCGTCAATATCAAACTCATCACGAATCTCACCAACGATTTCTTCAAGAATGTCCTCAACCGTTACGATACCTGAAGTCCCGCCGTATTCATCAATCAGCACAGCCATATGAACACTTTCCTTCTGCATTTTGATCAATAATTGTTTAATTGGCGTTGTTTCCAGCATGCTAATAATTGGGCGGATGTGCGGACGAAGACTTTGCCGATACGCATCATCCGAATGGAATAACTCTTTAATATTAACCAACCCAATGATATGATCTTTATCATTTTCCGCAACTGGATAACGAGTGAACTTCTCTTTCTTCATGATAGTCATATTATCTTCCATTGAACACTGGCAATAAAGACAATCCACTTCCGTCCTTGGAATCATAATTTCCTTGGCCAACCGGTTATCAAAATCAAAGATCCGGTCAGCATAGCGATATTCCGACTGGTTGATTTCTCCGCTTTGGTAGCTTTCTGATAATAAATGCCTGAGTTCTTCTTCCGTATGTGACTCTTCTTGTTCGCTCATCGGCCGAACGCCAAACAATTTAGCAATCAAATTGGCTGAGCTATTCAATACCCAAATTAAAGGATACATGATTCTATTAAACCATATTAAAGGTAAAGCACACATGATCACAATTTGCTCAGCCTTCTGAATCGCAAATGTCTTGGCGACAAGTTCACCCAGTACAACATGCAAGACCGTTACCAGTAAAAATGCGATAATCGTAGAAATCGTCATTGAAAGTCCATGTGATAACGGTAACTCAAAAAACCACACTTCCATAAGCTGGCCAATAGCGGGTTCACCAAGCCAACCAATGCCTAATGATGTCATCGTAATCCCTAATTGACAAGCTGATAAAAATTCATCGAGTTTTTCTAGC from Tuberibacillus sp. Marseille-P3662 includes the following:
- a CDS encoding hemolysin family protein → MIALKLFIVALLIFLTAFFVATEFAIVKVRKGKIDTLAANGDRKAAAAQSVLEKLDEFLSACQLGITMTSLGIGWLGEPAIGQLMEVWFFELPLSHGLSMTISTIIAFLLVTVLHVVLGELVAKTFAIQKAEQIVIMCALPLIWFNRIMYPLIWVLNSSANLIAKLFGVRPMSEQEESHTEEELRHLLSESYQSGEINQSEYRYADRIFDFDNRLAKEIMIPRTEVDCLYCQCSMEDNMTIMKKEKFTRYPVAENDKDHIIGLVNIKELFHSDDAYRQSLRPHIRPIISMLETTPIKQLLIKMQKESVHMAVLIDEYGGTSGIVTVEDILEEIVGEIRDEFDIDEAPMIRKTGDDTYEVDGKVLLTDLSELMNVPIYHEEIDTIGGFILSKNPDVQIGTVVQYQGLTFKVQEAEGLQIKWVEIQAAAKEGEKHIENEDADSKK
- a CDS encoding TrkH family potassium uptake protein, which codes for MPTLKNNIISKRLSPPQILALGFTFIILIGAVLLCLPVATHGSISLIDAWFTSTSATMVTGLTVVDTGATFTLFGQVVILCLIQVGGLSFMSFAVLIIMVLGRKVGLRQRMLIQQALSQDSLGGVVRLVRILLIYTLVTEGIAMFFLALYWIPKMGLGQGLYYSVFHVISAFNNAGFTLWSDSLMRFVGDPVVNLIIMVLFVTGGLGFTVIYDIWFTKEFKNLTLHTKLMIAGTIGINIVAVLLFFLLEYMNPGTLGHLSLFKKFLASIFQGLTPRSAGFNTVDISEVTDGTAIITSMLMFIGAGSGSTASGIKLTTFLAILLAVIAFIRGRDNTVAFGRTIRQGAIMRAISIVIISLTIFFIALIILSITENQPFVPLLFEVASAVGTCGLSMGVTPELSIAGKVIVIVLMFFGRMGPLTLAFSLATPKKDNIRFPNGDVFTG
- a CDS encoding mechanosensitive ion channel family protein is translated as MNNFISAPFWTELLVKFGANIIEFIAVVIIYFVLKRVGSKIIARSFDRYKQRRDVSSNRIYTLEKLTASAYTYVLFFIFLVLAFNAFGLPTASLIAGASVIGLAVGFGAQGLVSDVVTGFFILLEKQIDVGDYVTTAGFGGIVEEVGLRTTKIRSFDGTLNYIPNRQIATVSNHTRGNMRALVDLGIAYEENVDDAITVIQEACNQAAENDDRIKEGPDVVGVQAFGSSDIVIRVIAQTENMEQWAVERDLRKAIKWALDTNNIEIPYPHQVNIDKNA